The segment TGGACGCGCTCGGCCCCGACGCCCGCGCCGAGATCCTCGACCTGCGCCGGCAGGTCGACGGCGAGGTGCGCCGGATCATCGAGGACGGCGTGGCGAGCGGCGAGTTCGCCGTCCTGGACGTGCACGGCACGACGCTCGCCGTGCTGTCCCTGTGCATCGACGTGGCCCGCTGGTTCAACATCGACGGCCCCCGTACGCCCGACGAGGTCGGCGCGCTGTACGCCGACCTCGTGCTGCGGATGGTGGGCGCGGCGAAGTAGCGCCCGCGGGCGGGGGCGGGGTGTCAGAGGTAGTAGCGGGACACCGACTCCGCCACGCACACGGGCTTGTCCCCGCCCTCGCGCTCCACGCTGAAGGCGACGGAGACCTGGACGCCGCCGGTGACGTCCTCGACGCCGGTGATCGTCGCGGTGGCGCGCAGCCGCGAGCCGACGGGCACCGGGGCGGGGAAACGGACCTTGTTGGTGCCGTAGTTGACGCCCATCTTCACGTTCTCGACCTTGATCAGCTGCGGACCGAAGAGCGGCAGCAGGGAGAGGGTGAGGTAGCCGTGCGCGATGGTCGTGCCGAAGGGGCCGGCGGCGGCCTTCTCCGGGTCGACGTGGATCCACTGGTGGTCCCCGGTGGCCTCCGCGAAGAGGTCGATCCGCTTCTGGTCGACGTCCAGCCAGTCGGTGTACCCCAGCTGCTCGCCCACCGCCGCCTTCAGCTCGTCGGCGGACGTGAAGATCCTCGGCTCTGCCATGTCTGCGGCCCTCTCGCGTCACTAGCTGCCCATGTCACCGTGCCATGAGTCTAAGCGACTGCTTAGCATGCTCGGCTGCGGGGCCGATGTCAACGGACTCCCGGCGTGGCGGTGGGTAGGCTCCGAGGGGTGCCCCAGATTCCCGAGAAGATCCACGAGCTCACGGTCGGCCAGCTCGCCGCGCGCAGCGGTGCCGCCGTCTCCGCCCTGCACTTCTACGAGTCGAAGGGGCTGATCAGCAGTCGCCGGACGTCCGGCAACCAGCGCCGCTACCACCGGGACACACTGCGCCGCGTCGCCTTCGTGCGCGCGGCGCAACGCGTCGGCATCCCGCTGGCCACGATCCGCGAGGCCCTCGCCGAACTGCCCGAGGAACGCACCCCCACCCGGGAGGACTGGGCCCGGCTCTCGCACACGTGGCGCGCGGAACTCGACGAGCGCATCAAACAGCTGAACCGGCTCCGCGATCACCTCACCGACTGCATCGGCTGCGGCTGTCTGTCCCTCGCCACCTGCGTCCTGTCCAACCCCGACGACGCCTTCGGCGAACGCGGCTCCGGCTCGCGCCTGCTGGTGGAACGGGCCCCGCGCCGGGCCGTCCCGGCCGACCGCCCCGCCGCGGCCCCGTCCCGCGCCGAGGAGGCCGGCCGGCCGGACCGGACCGCGCCGGCCCCGACCACCCCCTGCTGCTGACCCGTCCCCGCGCTCGCCCGGCGGGTCACTCGTACTCGGTGCCGCCCTTACGGGTCAGATAGGCGCCGCTGACCGCCTTGGCGATCGCCCGGCCCCCGGTGACCGGGCTGTGGCGTTCGACGGCCGGGCGGATCACCACACCCTCCCGCAGGTGCAGCCCGCGTCCGGACACCGTCTCCCGGCCGGTCGCGATCTCCAGCACCCGCTCGCTGTCGTACGGGCCCTCGAACAGGGTCGGTACGAGGGGCAGTTCACCGGTCAGCAGATCCGCCGCGGAAAGCCAGCGCACGGTGCCGTCGATCTCCGCGGACACGTCGAACACCGCGTAGCCCAGGGTGGCGCCCCGGCCGTCCGCGCCGTACGTCAGGTCCTGCACGCCAGCCCCGTACACCTCGCCGAAGACGCCGATCCGGCGCGCGCCCAGCCGCTCGGCCAGCCGGGCCGCCGCCTCGGGGACGCCGTGGCCGCGCACGGCCCGCCAGTACAGGTTCCTCGGATCCTCTTTCAGGGCGAGGGACTTGGCGCCGAACCCCTTCGAGGAGACGAACACCCGCCGCTCGTCCGCGACATAGGTCAGCAGGCAGGCCGAGCCGTGCAGTTTCTCGGTCAGGACCACCGGTTCGCCGGGCTCGAACAGGCCGGGGTAGCGCTGGATGTTCTCGATGTCGACCCACGGCAGCAGATCCGGCGCGGCCTCGACGTCGCCGTTCATCGTCGGGGGGATCGGCGGCACCCACTTGACGATGCCCAGCCGCTCCGCGAAGTCGGTGCCCCGCGCCGCGGCGAGCGCCAGGTCGACGTCGGCCAGCGCCTTCGGACGGCACACGATCCCCTGGGAGAGCTCGCCGCGCAGCCGTACCGCCTTCACCCGGTCCGCCCCGCTGCCCGCCAGCCGCCCGGTCAGCCCGAGTTCCTCGATGAGTCCGGCGGGAAGCACCGACTGCTCGGGGATGTACACGGCCGTCTCACCGGTGCGGTACGCGCCCTTGGCGACGACGGCCCGGTAGAGGCCGACCTGGGCCAGTTCGAGGGCGTCGGCGTCGGGGTGTTCGTGGACGGTCAGCACTTCGGCGGTGACGCGCAGCGTCGACATGCGGGGCTCCTTCAGGTCCAGCCACGGACGGCTCGGTCGGGATTCATCGCCCCAACTGTCGCCGCGCACAAACAGATGGAGCGACCCGATTAGCCCCTGCTACCGTCGACGACCCGCCCCACGAAGCAACGCAGACGTGCCACCCCACCCCACGAAGCAACGCAGACGCGCCCCGCGCTACGCCCGACAGGTCGGCGCGCCAGGTGGCAAGTCGGGGCGGCGGGTCGGGGGCCGGAGTTCGGGCGTGTGCGGTCGCGGGTCGGGGGAGCGGTGGGTGTGGGCTGGTCGCCGTCCGGCCGGGGCGCGGCCGCGCGCCGAGGGACGGCGCGCGGGCTGTTCGCCGTCCGGCGGGACCGCGGCCGCACGGTTCACGGGGGCCGCCGGGCGTACGGGCGCGGCACGGGGCCGGCCGTGGGCGCCCGGGCCGGCAGGACAGGGGGTGCGGCATCCCCGGCGCACCCCCGCCGGGCTCGCGAGTCGGTCACGGACCGGCCCCGGGCAGGGTTCAGGCCGGTGTCAGGCCGACACCAGCAGCCGTCCGCCCCTGGCGTACGCCAGCGCCTCGGGCGTGAGTACGGGGCGCGGGACGAGGATTCCGCAGTCCGCGCAGACCGGGCCCGCCGACGGTTCGTGGTCCAGGTCGTACCTCCAGGGCAGCCTCTCACCGCCGCACACCGGGCACCCCGTGCCCGGATCGCGCTCCAGCGCGGCGATCAGCCTGCGCAGGACCTCGGCCAGCGGCTCACGGGGGTGCAGCCGCGGGTCGTCGCACCAGGCGACCCCGAACCCGCCCCAGGTCAGGCGGTGCCAGTCGTCCACGCTGCCGGGCCTGCGCAGCCCGTCGTGCTTCTCCTTCTTGCGGCGTTCGGCGAACTCGACCTCGTAGGCGAGCCACACCGCCCGAGCCTCCTCCAGCTCGTCCAACGCGGCCACGAGCCGCGCAGGATCGGGGGAGCGGTCCTCGGGACCGAACCCGGCCCGGGACGACAGGTGGTCCCAGGTCGCCCTGTGCCCGTAGGGAGCGAACCGCTCAAGGCACTTGCGCAGCGAATACCGCCGCAGCGCCAGATCGCAACGCGGGTCTCGCACCTGTCTCGCCAGACTCCGGAAACCGGCCATCGCCTTGCACCTCCGTCACATCTGTACCTGTACTTCGGTCACTTCGGCGTCGTCGTACGGACGTCGTCGAATAGACGTATCGACATGCGATTCGGCTCCATCCGATCTCCGATGACCTCCACCTGCCGAAAACTTGACGCATGTTCATCTTCAATCCCGGGGATACCGGCGGTAACCTTCCGGCCACCCCCGTCGCTAGGAGCAGCCGATGCCTCGGCGAACCCCACGCAACTCTCTCGACAGACTGAGAACTCCCGGCAGATTCCCCGGGTTCCTGAAGACCGCTTCCGTATGCGCCCTGATCGCCGGTCTTTTGTCCCCCATTACCCAAGTGGCGGCAGCCGCCGAGGTCACGGCCGCGAACGACTACTGCGGCGGCCAGTGCTCCGACATCCTCCCGCCGGGCGAGAACGGCAACGCCACCCTCGCGCAGATCCTCCTCAACCAGGCCTTCGGCACCCAGCCCGACCACGCCGAGGACCAGCTCGGGCCCTACGCCAACCTGGCCAAGGGCTACCCCACGCTCACCAACGCCACCATCAACACCTTCTTCAACGACGCGTCGTTCGGTGTCGCCTCCGATCAAGTCGCCTCCACCTCGAACCCCGCGGGGCGCAGCGACGTGACGATCGTCCGCGACAAGAAGACGGGCGTGCCGCACATCACCGGCACCACCCGGTACGGCACCGAGTTCGGCGCCGGGTACGCCGCGGCCCAGGACCGGCTGTGGCTCATGGACGTCTTCCGGCACGTCGGCCGCGGCCAGCTCACCGCCTTCGCGGGCGGCGCCCCCTCCAACCAGGGGCTGGAGCAGCAGTTCTGGCGCAACGCTCCGTACACCGAGGCAGACCTCCAGGCCCAGATCGACAACGCCGTCGCCGCCAACGGCACCCGCGGCCAGCAGGCGCTCGCCGACGCCAACGCCTACCTCGCCGGCATCAACGCCTACATCGACGCCTCCGACAGCGGCCGCTACTTCCCCGGTGAATACGTGCTGACGGGCCACAAGGACTCAGTCACCAACGCCGGCACCATCGACCACTTCAAGATCACCGACCTGGTCGCGCTGGCCTCGGTCATCGGCGCGCTCTTCGGCTCGGGCGGCGGCGGCGAGGTCAACAACGCGGTCTCGCTGCTCGCCGCCCAGGAGAAGTACGGCGTGCAGCAGGGCACCGAGGTCTGGGAGGCGTTCCGCGAACGCAACGACCCGGAGGCCGTCCTCACCGTCCACAACGGCCAGAGCTTCCCTTACGCCACCAAGCCCGCGAGCCCGCAGGGCGCGGCGCTGCCCGACGCCGGCTCGGTCACGACGCAGCCGCTGGTCTACGACGCAACGGGCACCGGCGGCGACCAGAACGCCTCCGCCGCCTCCGCCACGGCGACCGCCGCCGCCCTCGGTTCGGCGCGGCGCGGCATGTCCAACGCCCTGGTCGTCAGCGGCCAGGCCACCGCGAGCGGCCACCCGATCGCCGTGTTCGGCCCGCAGACCGGCTACTTCGCCCCGCAACTGCTCATGCTCCAGGAGATCCAGGGCCCGGGCATCAGCGCCCGCGGCGCCTCCTTCGCGGGCCTGAGCATGTACGTCGAACTCGGCCGCGGCCAGGACTACGCGTGGAGCGCCACGACCTCCGGCCAGGACATCATCGACAGCTACGCCGTCGAACTGTGCCAGGACGACTACCACTACCTGTTCCACGGCACCTGCACGGCCATGGACGTGGTGGAGCAGAAGAACGCCTGGAAGCCCACCACCGCCGACGGCACGGCGGCCGGCTCGTACACCATGCGCGTGTACCGGACCAAGTACGGTCCGGTGGAGTACCGGGCGACCGTGGGCGGCAAGAAGGTCGCCTACACGACGCTGCGCTCGTCCTTCATGCACGAGGCCGACTCCATCATCGGCTTCCAGATGCTGAACGACCCGGACTACGTCAAGAGTCCGCAGACCTTCCAGAGCGCCGTGCAGCACATCAACTACACCTTCAACTGGTTCTACGCCGACTCCACGCACACCGCGTACTACAACAGCGGCGACAACCCGGTGCGGGCGAGCGGTGTCGACGCAGAGTTCCCGGTGTGGGCGCAGGCGGCGTACGAGTGGAAGAACTGGGTGCCGGCCACCAACACGGCCGAGTACACCCCGGCCTCGGCGCACCCCAACTCCATCGACCAGGACTACTACATCTCCTGGAACAACAAGCAGGCCCTGAACTACTCGACGGCCTCGTGGGGCGACGGGTCCGTGCACCGCGGCAACCTGCTCGAGGACCGGGTGAAGAAACTCGTCGCGGCAGGCGGCGTCACGCGCGCGTCCCTGACCAAGGCGATGGCGGACGCGGCGCTCGCGGACCTGCGGGCCGAGGACGTCCTGCCCGACCTGCTGAAGGTGGTCAACAGCTCCACGGTCACCGACTCCACGGCCGCGGCCGCGGTGACCAAGCTCCAGGCCTGGCTGACGGCGGGCGGCAAGCGGACGGAGACGACGGCCGGTTCGAAGACGTACGCCAACGCCGACGCGGTCCGCATCCTCGACGCGTGGTGGCCGCTGCTGGTGAAGGCCGAGTTCGAGCCGGGCCTCGGCACCGGCCTGTACACGGCGTTCACCGCGAACCTGCCCATCGACGAGACCCCGTCGGCCGCGCACGGCCCGACCGGTGCGCACGCCGGCAGCTCCTTCCAGTACGGCTGGTGGAGCTATGTCGACAAGGACATCCGGGCCGTGCTGGGCGAGACGGTCCAGGGCGGGCTGACGCAGAAGTACTGCGGCGGCGGCACCCTCACCGGCTGCCGGGACGTCCTCATCAGCACCCTCAAGGAAGCCGCGGGCAAGACGGCCGCCCAGGTCTACCCGGGCGACACCCTGTGCGCGGCGGGCAACCAGTGGTGCGCCGACTCGATCGTCCAGCGCACCCTGGGCGGCATCAAGCACGGCAACATCAGCTGGCAGAACCGGCCCACCTTCCAGCAGGTGGTGGAGTTCACCTCGCACCGCTAGCACACGCGGCGGCGGGGCGGTCCTAGCCGATCCGGCCCGCCGCCAGCACCAGCCGCGCCAGCTCGGGGTGCACGATGTCACTGTGCGCCCCGGCCGGCGCCCCGCCGCGCCGGACCACCGCCGCCGCGTCGACGTTCACGCATCCCGACCGCGGCAGCGGCCCGGACAGCGCGTCGGCCAGCACGCACGCGTGCGTCCCGGGCACGGCCTGCGCGCCGTCGTGTCCCAGAGCGCCCCACCTGGCGCCCAGCATCTCCCCGACGAGCCCCCGGGCGTCCCCCGCCATCCGCGAGGCCAGCGGATACATGGTGCCCAGCGCCTGGTCGAACCGCGAGTAGCAGCAGACCAGGGGGCCGTCGATACGGTTCTGCTGCCCCTGGAGCACACCGCCCGCCCGCGCGTCGTGCGGCAGCCGTTCGGCGAACGCGTAGTGCGAGAAGGCCCCCTGGAGCAGCGTCACCGACTTCACCGTGCGCACCCCCTGCGGCAGCCCCCGCAGCGCGAACGACACCAGCCGTCCGCCGAAGCTGTGCCCCACCAGGTGCACCCGCACGCCCGGCGCCCGCGCCGCCAGCCGTCCCACGAAGGGGCCCAGTCCCCGCTCGCCGACCGTCCCGGCCCGCCGTTTCATCGCGTAGTACGTCGCCTGCCGCAGCAGCTCGTGCGCCCCGTCCCACGGGTTCGGCAGCGCGAACTCCTCACGGGCAGGGCCGGATCCGAGGTCCGCCAGGGCCCCCGCGAACGCCTCGCACGCCACCGCCGCCGGGCAGGAGAACATCCCGGGGCCGTCCGGTGCGACCCCGTCCACCAGGGTGTCCGCGCCGAACAGCGCCTGCGGTCCCGTCGGAGCCACCTCCACCAGCAGCCGCACCAGCCGCCCGAACTCCTCGATCCCGGCGTCCCCGGAGGGCTGCTCCTCCAGCAGCCGCGCGAGGCCTTCGACCACGGCGGCCCGGCCCGGGAACGTCCCGAGCAGCGCGTGACGGGTGTCCGTGTCCAGGGCCGGGCGCCGGCCGGCGGCGGCCGCCGCGGAGTGCGGGAAGTCGGGGATCGGCTCGTCGCAGAACCGCATCGACGGCCACACCACGCCCACGTAACCGATCCGCGCCGCCGGGGCGAGCGCCGGGACGGGTGCGAAGAAGCGGCTGTAGAGCCGGGTGGCGCCGGAGCGGTCGCTGTTCCAGCCGTGCGAAAAGAGGATCAGGTCGCGCACGCCCTGCCGCGCCACCCCGGTCAGCAGCCGGTCCCGCCCCGGTACGTCGACGTCCCCGTCGGCGTCGAAGGTCAGCTCCCAGTAGGGCGTCACGCTCATCGCCGGATCCGCCATCACAGGCCCCCTCGTCCCCGCAGGGATGCGCCGAGTACGGGCATCGTCCTGCGAACGCGGGCATGTGGCCATACGTCACGGCTCATCCGTACAAGACGTCGTCCCGGAGGTGCCCGGGGAGCCGGACGCGATCCCGGGGTAACCCCTTCCGCCGCTACATACCGACTGGTTAGTCTGACGGGAGAGCCGATTCGAACCGCAGTCGCGTCGAAGGAGACCGATGGTGGAAGCCGTGCAGGATGCCGCAGTGGTCGTGACCGGAGCGGGGGGCGGTATCGGGGCCGCCCTGGCCCGCCGCTTCGCCGCCGAGGGAGCCCGGGTCGTCGTCAACGACCTGGACGCCGACCGGGCGCGCGCCGTCGCCGAGGAGATCGGCGGGATCGCGGTCCCCGGCGACGCCTCCACGATCGTCGAGGACGCCCGCGAGGCGCTCGGCGGCAGCGTCGACGTGTACTGCGCCAACGCCGGCGTCGCCTCGGGCGGCTCGGAGTCGGCCGAGGAGTCCGTCTGGGCCCTCGCCTGGGACGTCAACGTCATGGCGCACGTCCGCGCGGCCCACGCGCTGCTCCCGCACTGGCTGGAGCGCGGACAGGGCCGGTTCGTCTCCACGGTCTCCGCCGCCGGGCTGCTCACGATGATCGGAGCCGCGCCCTACAGCGTCACCAAGCACGGCGCGTACGCCTTCGCGGAATGGCTGTCGCTGACCTACCGCCACCGGGGCGTCAAGGTGCACGCCATCTGCCCCCAGGGCGTGCGCACCGACATGCTGGACGCCACCGGCAGCGCGGGCGACCTGGTGCTCAAGCCGACCGCGATCGAGCCGCAGGACGTGGCGGACGCCCTGTTCAAAGGCATCGCGGAGGACCGCTTCCTGATCCTGCCGCACCCCGAGGTCGCCGACTACTACCGGCTGCGGGCCGGTGACCCCGACCGCTGGCTGTCGAACATGAACCACCTCCAGCGCAAGTGGGAGGCCGCCGGATGACCACGCCCGCCTCGCACTACGCGGCCAGGCCCTGGGTGGCCCTCCTCGACGAGTCCCAGCGCGCCCCGGTCGACCCCGCCGACTCCCTCGTCGACGCCTTCCGCAGGTCCGTCGCCGAGGCCCCCGACCGGACCTGCCTCGCCTACTTCGACGGACGGCTCACCTACCGCGAGGTGGACGAGCTCAGCGACTCCGTGGCCGGTCACCTCGCCGCCCGCGGCCTGGAACCCGGCGACCGGGTCGCCGTCCTCCTCCAGAACTCCCCGCAGTTCGTCCTCGCCCTGCTGGGCGCCTGGAAGGCGGGCGCCACGGTCGTCCCCGTCAATCCCATGTACAAGTCGGCGGAGGTCTCCCACGTCCTGCGGGACGGCGAGGTCGCCGCGCTGATCTGCTCCGACCGGGCCTGGGAGTCGTACCTGCGGCAGACGGCGGACGGCTCGACCGTGCGGATCGTGCTCACCGGCTGCGAACGGGACTTCCAGACGCGGGGCGACGAGAGGGTGCTGGCCTTCGAGCGGCTCCCGCGGCCCTCCGACACCGACGACCTCACCGCCGTCGCCCGGGCCGGACACAAGGCGCCGCAGGTCCCCGCCCCCGCCCCCGCCGACACCGCCCTGATCAGTTACACCTCGGGCACCAGCGGCGCCCCCAAGGGCGCCACCAACACGCACGGCAACATCATGTACAACGCCGAGCGGCAACGCACCGGGCTGCGGCTTCCCGAGGCGCCCGTCTACTACGCGCTCGCCCCGCTGTTCCACATCACCGGCATGGTCTGCCAGCTCGGCGCCTGTCTGAACAGCGCGGGCACGCTCGTGCTGACGTACCGCTTCGAGGCGGGTGTGGTGCTGGAGGCGTTCGCCGAGCACCGGCCGCACTACACGGTCGGCCCCTCCACCGCCTTCATGGCGCTCGCCGCCCACCCCGGCGTCACCCGGGACCACTTCGCGTCCTTCGTGAACATCTCCTCGGGCGGCGCGCCCGTGCCGCCGGCCCTGGTGGAGAAGTTCCGGGCGGGCTTCGGGCCGTACATCCGCAACGGCTACGGGCTCACCGAGTGCACGGCGCCCTGCGCGTCCGTGCCGCCCCAGCTCGAGGCGCCGGTCGACCCGGCCTCCGGGACCCTCGCCGTCGGCGTGCCCGGCCCCGACACGGTCGTGCGCATCGTCGACGACCAGGGGGCCGAGGTCCCCTTCGGGGAGCAGGGCGAGATCGTCGTACGGGGGCCGCAGGTGGTCCCCGGCTACTGGCGGCGCCCCGAGGCCACCGCCGAGACCTTCCCGGACGGCGAACTGCGCACCGGGGACATCGGTTTCATGGACGAGCAGGGCTGGCTGTACGTCGTCGACCGCAAGAAGGACATGATCAACGCGTCCGGGTTCAAGGTGTGGCCGCGCGAGGTCGAGGACGTGCTCTACACCCATCCGGCGGTCCGCGAGGCGGCCGTCGTGGGGGTGCCGGACGGCTACCGAGGGGAGACCGTCAAGGCCTATATCAGCCTGCGTCCCGGCGCCGACGCGGATGCCGATACGCTCGCGGCCTACTGCAAGGAGCGGCTGGCGGCCTACAAGTATCCGCGCCAGGTGGAGATCCTGCCCGACCTGCCCAAGACGGCGAGTGGGAAGATCCTCAGGCGGGAGCTGCGTTCCCGCCCGCGGGACGGCCGTCAGCCCTGACAGCCGGTGGCGCGGTCGCCGGGTCACCGGCGGACCGGCGCCACGACAGCAGCAGCACAGCAGCACGACAGCCGACCGGGCTCGTCGGCGAGGATCGAGGAAGGCAGGTGGCGGCAGTGCCCAGGACGACGGACGGTGACGGGACACCCGTGCCGCAGCGGCTGCTGGCCGCCGCCACCCGGCTCTTCGCCGAGCAGGGCTACGACCGCACGTCGGTGCAGGAGATCGTCGAGGCGGCCGGCGTCACCAAGGGGGCGCTGTACCACTACTTCGGCTCCAAGGACGACCTCCTGCACGAGGTGTACGCGCGCGTGCTGCGCGTGCAGCAGGAGCGTCTCGACGCCTTCGCCAACGCCGACGAGCCGATCGAGAAGCGGCTGCGGGGCGCCGCGGCGGACGTCGTCGTCACGACGATCGAGAACCTCGACGACGCGTCGATCTTCTTCCGCTCCATGCACCATCTGAGCCCGGAGAAGAACAAGCAGGTGCGGGCCGAGCGCCGGCGCTACCACGAACGCTTCCGCGCCCTCGTCGAGGAGGGCCAGCAGGCCGGTGTCTTCTCCACGGCGACCCCGGCCGACCTGGTCGTCGACTACCACTTCGGATCCGTGCACCATCTGTCGACCTGGTACCGGCCGGACGGGTCGATGGGCCCCAAGGAGGTCGCCGACCACCTCGCCGACCTGCTGCTGCGGGCCCTGCGGCCCTGACCCGCCCGGTCCCGGACCGGCACGCGGGTGGGGGCGGCCGCCACGGCGACCGCCCCCACCCGCGTGTCTTGTGCCCTACAGGTACTTCTTCAGCTCCCGGCGCGCCAGCGACCGCTGGTGCACCTCGTCGGGGCCGTCGGCGATCATCAGCGTGCGGGCCCCCGCGTACAGCTCGGCGAGCGGGAAGTCCTGGCTGACACCGCCCGCGCCGTGCAGCTGGATCGCCCGGTCGATGATGTCGACGACCGCGCGGGGCGTCGCGATCTTGATGGCCTGGATCTCCGTGTGCGCGCCCCGGTTGCCGACGGTGTCCATCATCCAGGCCGTCTTCAGCACCAGCAGCCGCAGCTGCTCGACCGTCACGCGCGCGTCCGCGATCCAGTTGTGGACCACGCCCTGCTGCGCCAGCGCCTTGCCGAAGGCGTCACGGGAGACGGCGCGGCGGCACATCAGCTCGATCGCCCGCTCCGCCATGCCGATCAGCCGCATGCAGTGGTGGATGCGGCCCGGGCCGAGCCTGGCCTGCGCGATGGCGAAACCGCCGCCCTCCTCGCCGATCAGGTTCGCGACCGGCACCCGCGCCCCGTCGAAGACCACCTCGGCGTGACCGCCGTGGGAGTGGTCCTCGTAGCCGAACACCTTCATGGCCCGCTCGACCGTGACCCCCGGGGTGTCGCGCGGCACCAGCACCATGGACTGCTGACGGCGGATGTCGGCGCCGTCCGGGTCCGTCTTGCCCATCACGATGAAGATCTTGCAGTCCGGGTTCATCGCCCCGGAGATGTACCACTTGCGGCCGGTGACGACGTACTCGTCGCCCTCACGCCGGATCAGGGTGGTGATGTTGGTGGCGTCGGAGGAGGCCACCTCGGGCTCGGTCATCGCGAACGCCGAGCGGATCTCGCCCGCCAGCAGCGGCTCCAGCCACTGCTTCTGTTGCCCCTCGTCGCCGAACTGGGCGAGCACCTCCATGTTCCCGGTGTCGGGGGCGGCACAGTTCAGGGCCGTCGGCGCCAGCTGCGGGGAGCGGCCGGTGATCTCGGCCAGCGGCGCGTACTGGAGGTTCGTGAGACCGGCGCCGTGCTCGGCGTCGGGAAGGAACAGGTTCCACAGGCCCTGCCTGCGCGCCTCGGCCTTCAGCTCCTCCACCACGGCCGGGGTGTCCCACGGCGAGGCGAGCAGCGCGCGCTGCTCCTCGGCGACGGGCTCGGCCGGGTAGACGTACTCGTCCATGAAGGCGAGCAGCCTGGCGCGGAGCTCCTCGGTACGTGCGTCGAACGCGAAGTCCATGCCGGTCAGCCTTCCTGAAGAGTGGTCAGTCCGTGCTCGATGAAGACGGGGACGAGCTCCCCGATGCGGTCGAAGCCGCGCCCGACCGTCTGGCCCAGCGTGTAGCGGTAGTGGATGCCCTCCAGGATCACGGCGAGCTTGAACCAGGCGAACGCCGTGTACCAGGACACCGCCGAGACGTCCCGTCCCGAACGGGTCGCGTACCGCTCGATCAGCTCGGCCGGCGACGGGTGCCCCGGCGCCGAGGCCGTCGTGGAGATGGGCGAGTCCGGGAGTTCCAGCGGCACGCTGTACATCACCAGCAGCCCGAGGTCGGTCAGCGGGTCGCCGAGCGTCGACATCTCCCAGTCGAGGATGGCCCGGATGGTGTCGTCGGGCCCGATCAGCACGTTGTCGAGCCGGTAGTCGCCGTGCACGACCGCCGGCGCGGGGGAGTCGGGCAGCCCGCGGCCGAGCGCCGCGTGCAGCTCGTCGATCCCGGGCAGGTCGCGGCTGCGGGAGGCGTCCAGCTGCTTGCCCCAGCGGCGCAGCTGCCGGTCCAGGAAACCCTCGGGGCGGCCGAAGTCGGCCAG is part of the Streptomyces asoensis genome and harbors:
- a CDS encoding class I adenylate-forming enzyme family protein gives rise to the protein MTTPASHYAARPWVALLDESQRAPVDPADSLVDAFRRSVAEAPDRTCLAYFDGRLTYREVDELSDSVAGHLAARGLEPGDRVAVLLQNSPQFVLALLGAWKAGATVVPVNPMYKSAEVSHVLRDGEVAALICSDRAWESYLRQTADGSTVRIVLTGCERDFQTRGDERVLAFERLPRPSDTDDLTAVARAGHKAPQVPAPAPADTALISYTSGTSGAPKGATNTHGNIMYNAERQRTGLRLPEAPVYYALAPLFHITGMVCQLGACLNSAGTLVLTYRFEAGVVLEAFAEHRPHYTVGPSTAFMALAAHPGVTRDHFASFVNISSGGAPVPPALVEKFRAGFGPYIRNGYGLTECTAPCASVPPQLEAPVDPASGTLAVGVPGPDTVVRIVDDQGAEVPFGEQGEIVVRGPQVVPGYWRRPEATAETFPDGELRTGDIGFMDEQGWLYVVDRKKDMINASGFKVWPREVEDVLYTHPAVREAAVVGVPDGYRGETVKAYISLRPGADADADTLAAYCKERLAAYKYPRQVEILPDLPKTASGKILRRELRSRPRDGRQP
- a CDS encoding TetR/AcrR family transcriptional regulator; this encodes MPRTTDGDGTPVPQRLLAAATRLFAEQGYDRTSVQEIVEAAGVTKGALYHYFGSKDDLLHEVYARVLRVQQERLDAFANADEPIEKRLRGAAADVVVTTIENLDDASIFFRSMHHLSPEKNKQVRAERRRYHERFRALVEEGQQAGVFSTATPADLVVDYHFGSVHHLSTWYRPDGSMGPKEVADHLADLLLRALRP
- a CDS encoding acyl-CoA dehydrogenase family protein translates to MDFAFDARTEELRARLLAFMDEYVYPAEPVAEEQRALLASPWDTPAVVEELKAEARRQGLWNLFLPDAEHGAGLTNLQYAPLAEITGRSPQLAPTALNCAAPDTGNMEVLAQFGDEGQQKQWLEPLLAGEIRSAFAMTEPEVASSDATNITTLIRREGDEYVVTGRKWYISGAMNPDCKIFIVMGKTDPDGADIRRQQSMVLVPRDTPGVTVERAMKVFGYEDHSHGGHAEVVFDGARVPVANLIGEEGGGFAIAQARLGPGRIHHCMRLIGMAERAIELMCRRAVSRDAFGKALAQQGVVHNWIADARVTVEQLRLLVLKTAWMMDTVGNRGAHTEIQAIKIATPRAVVDIIDRAIQLHGAGGVSQDFPLAELYAGARTLMIADGPDEVHQRSLARRELKKYL
- a CDS encoding phosphotransferase family protein, translated to MSPDHPPGLDLDRLRDLLERERPGLVAGPLTGRLIEGGRSNLTYAVSDGTARWVVRRPPLGHVLATAHDMRREHRVISALHPTSVPVPRPVLLCEDPENGAAPGAPFYVMEFVEGTPYRTAHELAPLGEQRTRDAVLSLADTLVELHAVDPAAVGLADFGRPEGFLDRQLRRWGKQLDASRSRDLPGIDELHAALGRGLPDSPAPAVVHGDYRLDNVLIGPDDTIRAILDWEMSTLGDPLTDLGLLVMYSVPLELPDSPISTTASAPGHPSPAELIERYATRSGRDVSAVSWYTAFAWFKLAVILEGIHYRYTLGQTVGRGFDRIGELVPVFIEHGLTTLQEG